GCAGATCCTCGTTCTCGGCGAACTCGTCGACGATCGCGTCCTGCAGGTTCTGGATCCGTATCCCGGACTGCCCGGTGTCGATCGCCGATTTGATGGCCGCCTTCTTCGCCCGGTCCACGATGTTCTGGATCATCGCACCGGAGTTGAAGTCCTTGAAGTACAGGACCTCCTTGTCCCCGTTGGCATAGGTGACCTCGAGGAAGCGATTCTCGTCGGTCTCGGCGTACATGCGCTCGACCGTGGTTTGGATCATCGCGTCCATGCAGGTCGGCTGATCACCGCCGAACTCGCGCAGATCGTCCTCGTGGACGGGCAGGTCGCTGGTCAGGTACTTGGCGAAGATGTCCTTGGCCGATTCGGCGTCCGGACGCTCGATCTTGATCTTCACGTCCAGTCGCCCCGGACGCAGGATGGCGGGATCGATCATGTCCTCCCGGTTGGAGGCACCGATCACGATGACGTTCTCCAGCCCCTCGACACCGTCGATCTCGCTGAGCAACTGGGGAACGATCGTGGTCTCCACGTCCGAGGAGACTCCGCTGCCCCTGGTCCGGAAGATCGAGTCCATCTCGTCGAAGAACACGATCACCGGTGTGCCTTCGGAGGCCTTTTCCCTGGCACGCTGGAAGATCAGCCGGATGTGCCGCTCGGTCTCGCCCACGAACTTGTTCAGCAGTTCGGGGCCCTTGATGTTGAGGAAGTAGGACTTCGCCTGGCCGTCCTCGTCTCCGCGGTTCGCGGCGACCTTCTTGGCCAGCGAATTGGCGACCGCCTTGGCGATCAGGGTCTTGCCGCACCCGGGCGGACCGTACAGCAGCACTCCCTTGGGCGGGGAGAGCTTGTACTGCACGTACAGCTCCGAGTGCAGGAACGGGAGCTCCACGGCGTCCCTGATCTCCTCGATCTGACCGCCGAGACCACCGATGTCCTCGTACTGGACGTCGGGAACCTCCTCGAGCGTGAGGTC
This genomic stretch from Actinopolyspora halophila DSM 43834 harbors:
- the arc gene encoding proteasome ATPase, translated to MQHDRPDSRPEEGVGQGARNNAETNEQIRELEDEVASLRSRLNESPQQVRLLEQRLAEASERVSQLTERNAKLTETLKEARSQLTALREEVDRLAQPPSGYGVFLASYEDSTADVFTSGRKMRVAVSPNVNVEELQLGQSVRLNEALTVVEAGTFERTGEVCTFREVLPSVDVDQPRRALVTGHSDDERVVWLTPPMVESGLKSGDSVLVDSKVGYAYDTVPKADVEDLTLEEVPDVQYEDIGGLGGQIEEIRDAVELPFLHSELYVQYKLSPPKGVLLYGPPGCGKTLIAKAVANSLAKKVAANRGDEDGQAKSYFLNIKGPELLNKFVGETERHIRLIFQRAREKASEGTPVIVFFDEMDSIFRTRGSGVSSDVETTIVPQLLSEIDGVEGLENVIVIGASNREDMIDPAILRPGRLDVKIKIERPDAESAKDIFAKYLTSDLPVHEDDLREFGGDQPTCMDAMIQTTVERMYAETDENRFLEVTYANGDKEVLYFKDFNSGAMIQNIVDRAKKAAIKSAIDTGQSGIRIQNLQDAIVDEFAENEDLPNTTNPDDWARISGKKGERIVYIRTLVSGKNQESGRAIDTATNTGQYL